The following proteins are encoded in a genomic region of Loxodonta africana isolate mLoxAfr1 chromosome 27, mLoxAfr1.hap2, whole genome shotgun sequence:
- the GORASP1 gene encoding Golgi reassembly-stacking protein 1 isoform X3, with protein MGLGVSAERPAGGTEGFHLHGVQENSPAQQAGLEPYFDFIITIGHSRLNKENDTLKALLKANVEKPVKLEVFSMKTMKDVEPSSPAALAGLRPYTDYVVGSDQILQESEDFFTLVESHEGKPLKLMVYNSELDFCREVTVTPNAAWGGEGSLGCGIGYGYLHRIPTKSPSHHRKPPGSLPPRPIPQDPPGPPGLERNSSRSDYMEALLQAPGSSLEAQLPTPVSPPQGTPDLKGPLRSMETPLQPPPPLQRVMDPGFLDVSGISLLESSSASLWPSRPSPTGLTSIAASASGPEDICSSSGSQERGGEATWSGSEFEDSFLDGPGAQTQLDHLPQLSLPDSLTSAASPEDGLSAELLEAQAEEEPASSDNPNFRMETEGAAGQAQISAPE; from the exons ATGGGCCTGGGCGTCAGCGCCGAGCGGCCGGCGGGCGGCACCGAGGGCTTCCACCTGCACGGG GTGCAGGAGAACTCCCCGGCGCAGCAGGCGGGCCTGGAGCCCTACTTTGACTTCATCATCACCATCGGGCACTCGAGGCTG AACAAGGAGAATGACACGCTGAAGGCGCTGTTGAAGGCTAACGTGGAGAAGCCCGTGAAGCTCGAGGTGTTCAGCATGAAGACCATGAAG GACGTGGAGCCGTCTTCACCTGCCGCCCTTGCTGGCCTGCGCCCCTACACGGACTACGTGGTTGGATCCGACCAGATCCTTCAGGAG TCAGAGGACTTCTTTACGCTGGTCGAGTCCCATGAGGGGAAGCCCTTGAAGCTGATGGTTTATAACTCAGAGTTGGACTTCTGCCGGGAGGTGACTGTAACTCCCAACGCAGCCTGGGGTGGAGAGGGCAG CCTGGGGTGTGGGATCGGCTACGGATATCTGCACCGGATCCCAACCAAGTCCCCCAGCCACCACAGgaagccacctggttccctgccACCTAGACCCATCCCCCAGGACCCTCCTGGCCCTCCTGGTCTGGAGAGGAACTCCAGCCGGAGTGACTACATGGAG GCCCTGCTGCAGGCACCTGGTTCCTCCCTGGAGGCCCAGCTCCCCACACCTGTGAGTCCCCCCCAGGGTACTCCAGACCTCAAGGGACCTCTGCGTTCCATGGAGACTCCGCTGCAGCCTCCCCCTCCGCTGCAGCGAGTCATGGACCCAG GCTTCCTGGACGTGTCGGGCATCTCCCTCTTGGAGAGCAGCAGTGCCAGCCTCTGGCCCAGCCGACCCTCCCCCACAGGGCTGACCTCCATAGCTGCCTCAGCCTCGGGGCCCGAGGACATCTGCTCCAGCAGTGGGTCTCAGGAGCGGGGCG GTGAGGCCACCTGGTCCGGGTCTGAGTTTGAGGACTCCTTCCTGGATGGCCCAGGCGCCCAGACCCAGCTGGACCATCTGCCTCAGCTGAGCCTTCCCGATAGCCTCACCTCTGCAGCTTCACCAGAAGACGGATTGTCTGCTGAACTGCTTGAAGCTCAGGCTGAGGAGGAGCCGGCAAGCAGTGACAATCCCAATTTCAGGATGGAGACTGAGGGGGCAGCTGGCCAGGCCCAGATCTCTGCCCCAGAATAA
- the GORASP1 gene encoding Golgi reassembly-stacking protein 1 isoform X1 — protein MGLGVSAERPAGGTEGFHLHGVQENSPAQQAGLEPYFDFIITIGHSRLNKENDTLKALLKANVEKPVKLEVFSMKTMKVREVEVVPSNMWGGQGLLGASVRFCSFHRASEQVWHVLDVEPSSPAALAGLRPYTDYVVGSDQILQESEDFFTLVESHEGKPLKLMVYNSELDFCREVTVTPNAAWGGEGSLGCGIGYGYLHRIPTKSPSHHRKPPGSLPPRPIPQDPPGPPGLERNSSRSDYMEALLQAPGSSLEAQLPTPVSPPQGTPDLKGPLRSMETPLQPPPPLQRVMDPGFLDVSGISLLESSSASLWPSRPSPTGLTSIAASASGPEDICSSSGSQERGGEATWSGSEFEDSFLDGPGAQTQLDHLPQLSLPDSLTSAASPEDGLSAELLEAQAEEEPASSDNPNFRMETEGAAGQAQISAPE, from the exons ATGGGCCTGGGCGTCAGCGCCGAGCGGCCGGCGGGCGGCACCGAGGGCTTCCACCTGCACGGG GTGCAGGAGAACTCCCCGGCGCAGCAGGCGGGCCTGGAGCCCTACTTTGACTTCATCATCACCATCGGGCACTCGAGGCTG AACAAGGAGAATGACACGCTGAAGGCGCTGTTGAAGGCTAACGTGGAGAAGCCCGTGAAGCTCGAGGTGTTCAGCATGAAGACCATGAAGGTGCGGGAGGTCGAGGTGGTGCCCAGCAACATGTGGGGCGGCCAGGGCCTGCTGGGTGCCAGCGTGCGCTTCTGCAGCTTCCACAGGGCCAGCGAGCAGGTGTGGCATGTGCTG GACGTGGAGCCGTCTTCACCTGCCGCCCTTGCTGGCCTGCGCCCCTACACGGACTACGTGGTTGGATCCGACCAGATCCTTCAGGAG TCAGAGGACTTCTTTACGCTGGTCGAGTCCCATGAGGGGAAGCCCTTGAAGCTGATGGTTTATAACTCAGAGTTGGACTTCTGCCGGGAGGTGACTGTAACTCCCAACGCAGCCTGGGGTGGAGAGGGCAG CCTGGGGTGTGGGATCGGCTACGGATATCTGCACCGGATCCCAACCAAGTCCCCCAGCCACCACAGgaagccacctggttccctgccACCTAGACCCATCCCCCAGGACCCTCCTGGCCCTCCTGGTCTGGAGAGGAACTCCAGCCGGAGTGACTACATGGAG GCCCTGCTGCAGGCACCTGGTTCCTCCCTGGAGGCCCAGCTCCCCACACCTGTGAGTCCCCCCCAGGGTACTCCAGACCTCAAGGGACCTCTGCGTTCCATGGAGACTCCGCTGCAGCCTCCCCCTCCGCTGCAGCGAGTCATGGACCCAG GCTTCCTGGACGTGTCGGGCATCTCCCTCTTGGAGAGCAGCAGTGCCAGCCTCTGGCCCAGCCGACCCTCCCCCACAGGGCTGACCTCCATAGCTGCCTCAGCCTCGGGGCCCGAGGACATCTGCTCCAGCAGTGGGTCTCAGGAGCGGGGCG GTGAGGCCACCTGGTCCGGGTCTGAGTTTGAGGACTCCTTCCTGGATGGCCCAGGCGCCCAGACCCAGCTGGACCATCTGCCTCAGCTGAGCCTTCCCGATAGCCTCACCTCTGCAGCTTCACCAGAAGACGGATTGTCTGCTGAACTGCTTGAAGCTCAGGCTGAGGAGGAGCCGGCAAGCAGTGACAATCCCAATTTCAGGATGGAGACTGAGGGGGCAGCTGGCCAGGCCCAGATCTCTGCCCCAGAATAA
- the GORASP1 gene encoding Golgi reassembly-stacking protein 1 isoform X2 has product MLLADGQGCEVQENSPAQQAGLEPYFDFIITIGHSRLNKENDTLKALLKANVEKPVKLEVFSMKTMKVREVEVVPSNMWGGQGLLGASVRFCSFHRASEQVWHVLDVEPSSPAALAGLRPYTDYVVGSDQILQESEDFFTLVESHEGKPLKLMVYNSELDFCREVTVTPNAAWGGEGSLGCGIGYGYLHRIPTKSPSHHRKPPGSLPPRPIPQDPPGPPGLERNSSRSDYMEALLQAPGSSLEAQLPTPVSPPQGTPDLKGPLRSMETPLQPPPPLQRVMDPGFLDVSGISLLESSSASLWPSRPSPTGLTSIAASASGPEDICSSSGSQERGGEATWSGSEFEDSFLDGPGAQTQLDHLPQLSLPDSLTSAASPEDGLSAELLEAQAEEEPASSDNPNFRMETEGAAGQAQISAPE; this is encoded by the exons ATGCTTCTTGCTGATGGACAGGGCTGCGAG GTGCAGGAGAACTCCCCGGCGCAGCAGGCGGGCCTGGAGCCCTACTTTGACTTCATCATCACCATCGGGCACTCGAGGCTG AACAAGGAGAATGACACGCTGAAGGCGCTGTTGAAGGCTAACGTGGAGAAGCCCGTGAAGCTCGAGGTGTTCAGCATGAAGACCATGAAGGTGCGGGAGGTCGAGGTGGTGCCCAGCAACATGTGGGGCGGCCAGGGCCTGCTGGGTGCCAGCGTGCGCTTCTGCAGCTTCCACAGGGCCAGCGAGCAGGTGTGGCATGTGCTG GACGTGGAGCCGTCTTCACCTGCCGCCCTTGCTGGCCTGCGCCCCTACACGGACTACGTGGTTGGATCCGACCAGATCCTTCAGGAG TCAGAGGACTTCTTTACGCTGGTCGAGTCCCATGAGGGGAAGCCCTTGAAGCTGATGGTTTATAACTCAGAGTTGGACTTCTGCCGGGAGGTGACTGTAACTCCCAACGCAGCCTGGGGTGGAGAGGGCAG CCTGGGGTGTGGGATCGGCTACGGATATCTGCACCGGATCCCAACCAAGTCCCCCAGCCACCACAGgaagccacctggttccctgccACCTAGACCCATCCCCCAGGACCCTCCTGGCCCTCCTGGTCTGGAGAGGAACTCCAGCCGGAGTGACTACATGGAG GCCCTGCTGCAGGCACCTGGTTCCTCCCTGGAGGCCCAGCTCCCCACACCTGTGAGTCCCCCCCAGGGTACTCCAGACCTCAAGGGACCTCTGCGTTCCATGGAGACTCCGCTGCAGCCTCCCCCTCCGCTGCAGCGAGTCATGGACCCAG GCTTCCTGGACGTGTCGGGCATCTCCCTCTTGGAGAGCAGCAGTGCCAGCCTCTGGCCCAGCCGACCCTCCCCCACAGGGCTGACCTCCATAGCTGCCTCAGCCTCGGGGCCCGAGGACATCTGCTCCAGCAGTGGGTCTCAGGAGCGGGGCG GTGAGGCCACCTGGTCCGGGTCTGAGTTTGAGGACTCCTTCCTGGATGGCCCAGGCGCCCAGACCCAGCTGGACCATCTGCCTCAGCTGAGCCTTCCCGATAGCCTCACCTCTGCAGCTTCACCAGAAGACGGATTGTCTGCTGAACTGCTTGAAGCTCAGGCTGAGGAGGAGCCGGCAAGCAGTGACAATCCCAATTTCAGGATGGAGACTGAGGGGGCAGCTGGCCAGGCCCAGATCTCTGCCCCAGAATAA